In Comamonas sp. lk, the following proteins share a genomic window:
- a CDS encoding HNH endonuclease signature motif containing protein produces the protein MNARPVNGCAINAGAVTSKYSGDITVPSAAPRPCSHPGCGVLVRDGTGRCLKHPKQSWAKKPTAAKRITGRPLQRLRAELFAREPLCRECRRNGVVKLATKRDHIQSLEEGGTDTDDNVQPLCDDCHDIKSKAERARGVKRAWAGYRYE, from the coding sequence TTGAATGCGAGACCAGTCAACGGTTGCGCCATCAACGCTGGAGCCGTAACCAGCAAATATTCAGGAGACATCACCGTGCCGTCAGCCGCCCCGCGCCCTTGCTCTCATCCTGGCTGTGGCGTGCTGGTCCGCGATGGCACGGGCCGATGTCTAAAGCATCCGAAGCAGTCATGGGCCAAGAAGCCCACCGCTGCCAAGCGCATCACGGGCAGGCCTCTGCAGCGTCTTCGAGCTGAGCTGTTCGCCCGTGAGCCGCTGTGCCGGGAGTGCCGGCGCAATGGTGTGGTCAAGCTGGCAACCAAGCGCGATCACATCCAGTCGCTCGAAGAGGGTGGCACCGACACCGATGACAACGTGCAGCCCCTGTGTGACGACTGCCACGACATCAAGTCCAAGGCCGAGCGGGCACGCGGCGTCAAACGGGCATGGGCCGGATATCGATATGAATGA